One Nocardiopsis gilva YIM 90087 genomic window, TGCGCCCCTCGGCCAGCCGGATCGGGTCGATGTCGCCGATGAGGTCGCCGACGCCGGTGTCGGGCGTGCACAGCTTCTCGCCGTAGCGGTCCCAGCGGTGGACCCAGGCGACCGGCAGGTCGTCGCCGGTCTCCGCGGCTAGGCGCCGGCAGCGGGCGCAGACCGGCGCGTAGGGGTGGTCGTTGATCGGGCAGCCGTCGACGACGGGCGACCACGCGTCGAGGAGGCCGGTGAGCGTGCGGATCAGCCGCGACTTGCCCTGCCCGCGTTCACCGAGCAGGACGATGTCGTGCCCGGCCAGCAGCGCGCGCTCCAGCCGGGGCAGGACGGAGGCCGAGAAGCCGAGGATGCCGGGGAAGCGCTCGTCCCCGGAGCGGAGGCGGGCCAGCAGGTTCTCCCGCACCTCGGCCTTGACCGTGCGGTGCGTGTGGCCCGCGGCGCGCAGGGCGCCGAGCGTCGGGGGAGCGTTATCGGGAGCTGTGTGCGCGGATGTGACGGGGGACACGGCGTCGAGTCTACGCGCGCCGCGCGCGGTCGCACCGCCGAACCGTGTCCTCGGCGGTCGGGCACGGCGTGCGGCCTGCGACGACCGAATGGGGCACGGAGGGGATCGCGCTCGGGGATCTCAGGGGATAACAGGGGTGACGGCCGTATCAGATGACATGAGCGGGGTAGCGGGAAGAGTATGACGTCCTGGCAACCGCAGTAGGGTCCAGGAGAAGGCATTTTGACCATGACGATGTGAGGTGGCGGACGAGTGGCCAGGTTCGGTGATGCGCTGGCGACGGGCGCGGACCTCGTGAGCGCCGCGGAGCGGGCGGTGCTGGCCGCGATGCGCCCGCTGGAGGGACCGGCGGACCTCATCTGTTTCTGGATCAGCGGTGCCGACCCAGAAGAGGTGGTTCTGGCCGGGGAGCGTGTCATGGCGCTCGCGGACGGCGCGGTGACCATCGGCTGCACCTCCGGCGGCGTCATCGGCGGTGGCCGCGGCGTGGAGGACCAGGGCGCGGTGAGCGTGTGGGCGGCCCGGATGCCGTCTGTCACCATCACCCCGTTCCGCCTGGACACCGTGCCGGACGGCGACCACCTCGCCGTCGTGGGCATGCACGAGCCGTCCCCGGTCGACCAGGCCGCGTTGCTGCTGGTGGACCCCTACGAGTTTCCGACCCAGGCGTTCGTCGAGCGCTCCACCGAGGCCCTGGACGGCCTGCCGTTCGTCGGCGGGCTCGCCAGCGGCGCGCAGGGCCCGGAGTCGGTGCGGCTCTTCGCCGACGGCGAGGTCGCCGACTGCGGCGCGGTCGGGCTGCTGCTGGGCGGCTCCGGGATCGTCGGCACCATGGTCAGCCAGGGATGCCGCCCCGTGGGCCCGGCCATGGCGGTCACCAAGTCCGACGGCAACATGATCCTGGAGCTGGCCGGAGCCCCCGCCTACGAGCGGCTGGAGAACCTCATCAACGCGCTGCCGCCGGAGGAGCAGGAGCTGGCGGCGCAGGGCCTGCACATCGGCATCGCCATGGACGAGTACGCCGACCGCCACGAGCGCGGGGACTTCCTGGTGCGCTCGGTGGTGGCCGCCGACCCCGAGCTGGGCGCGATCACGATCGGCGACATGGTGGAGGTCGGCCAGACGGTGCGGTTCCAGGTGCGCGACCGCGACACGGCAGACGCCGACCTGCGCGAGCGGCTGCGCATGTTCGACGAGGACACCGGGGGCCGCAGTGCCGCCGCGCTGCTCTTCTCCTGCAACGGGCGCGGCTCCACCCTGTTCTCCAGCGCCGACCACGACGTCCGGATGGTCCGCCAGGCCCTCGGTATCGACGCGGTGAGCGGCTTCTTCGCCTCGGGCGAGATCGGCCCGGTGGCCGGCCGCAACCACCTGCACGGGTTCACCGCCTGTCTGCTCGCGTTCGAGTCATAGGCGCGGTGTCAACCCCCGTCTCCGCTGTTTTGACGTCGGCTTAGGTGGATCTTTACCGCACCGTCCGCCATGCCCGGCGCGCCAACTTTGTGACTCCATGTGGCTTCATGCTTACTGATGGTGGCGCAAAGGCGCTCTGGGGGTAAACATGACGCATGGCTTGTTGAAGACCGGCGCGGTCGCGGCGCTTGGAGCGCTGGCGCTCGCGTCACTGCCATCGGCGGAGCAGGCGGCGAGCGCGGCGGGCCGCGTGCCGCTGCACGGCTCGGACGGGAAGTGGATCGATGAGGATCTGACGGCCGCCGACCGCGTCGGGGCGGCCCTCGACGGCGACCGCATCCGCGTCGAGCGCCAGGGAGACCAGCCGCTCGGGGCGTCGCTGCGTTCGCAGCGGCCGGACCGCGTCTCCGGCGGCGCCGCGGACGAGCGTCCCGAACCCGGGGCCGCCCTGGAACGGGAGATCGGCGCGGCCCTGGCGACCTTCCCGGCCCACGAGCTGGACGACCCCGCCTCGGCCGTGGACGTCGCCGTGGACACTACGGGCGACGCCGAGGACTTCCAGGTCGAGGTGCGCGGACTCCGCCCGGACGGCATCTGGACCGAGTGGCGCGAGGCCCCCGGGGCGGAGGCATCGTCCCGGAGGAGCCGAGAGGACCCGCCAAAGGGCCACCGCGTCGCGCTCTCCACGCCGGTCGAGCAGGTGCAGGTCCGTGTCGGCATCACCCTGGACGCCGACGAGGACACCGCGCTGCGCGGCGTGCGCGTCCGCCCGTCGGGCGCGAAGCGGGGCGAACGGCACCCGCCGGGAGAACCGTTCTCCGCTCGGCTGTTCGCGACCCGGATCGGGCAGGTCGGCGGGCTCACCGCGAACGGCCACAGGATTCGGTCGAACGACCAGTTCGCCGCGCTTCCGTCGCGCCGCGGACTGGCCACCCGGGGCGGCAGCGAGTACACGGTGCGGGTCTGCACGACGGACGGCACGCGGCGGTGCGTGTACATGCCCGTCTGGGACGTGGGGCCGTGGAACACCAAGGACGACCACTGGAACGCCGAGCGTGAGAAGTGGCGTGATCTCTCGCGCGGAACGCCGCAGGCGCAGGCGGCGTACAGCGAGGGCTACAACGGGGGCCGCGACGGCTTCGGGCGCAAGGTCGCCAATCCGGCCGGCATCGATCTGGCCGACGGCGCCTTCCGTGAAGGGCTGGGGCTGCGGTCCAACGCGTGGGTCACGGTCGACTACCTGTGGACCGCGAAGTACACGCACCGTGCCGAGGTCGGCACCGCCTCTCAGGTCGACCCCGTGATCATCCGACCGGGGCCGGGGGCCTCGTTCCCGGCGAGCGGCCTGGCCGCGCACAAGGCCACCATCGACGTCCTCTGCCAGACCTCGGGGGACCGGGCCACGGGCCCCCAGGGCGAGACCGACGTCTGGTACCGCATCGGCGAGGAGAACTACGTCCCCGCGGCGTTCGTCAAGGGCGGCGAATCTGCCCCACCGTGCCCCGCGCGGGACGCCACGGCCGACGCGGGCCATCAGGAGGAGGCCGAGCCGGGGAAGTCCGGGAAGGACGACAAGGAAGACAAGGACGGCAAGGACGACCGGACCGGCTGACGGCCGACGAGCCGAGCGGCCCGCGATTCGGGTCGCGGCTAGAAGTAGGGCGCCGGGCGGGCGGGGGCAGGCCGAGTTCTGATGACCATGGTCCCGGCCGCCCGGTCGTGCAGGCTCTGCCCGAGGTGGCTGTCGGACCCGGCGAAGGCGCAGTCGACCAGGACCCAGACGTGGCCGACGCACAGCACGCTGTGCGGCAGGCCGAAGATCGCGGCCCGGCCGACGGCCTGGCCCTGACTGAGCCGTCCGCCGTCGGCGGCCCGCACCACCTTGAGCGACAGCGTCAACTGCCCGAGGGTGCGCCCCCAGGCGATGTGGAAGAGCCAGTCGTAGAAGAAGAGCAGGAGCCCCCAGCCGAAGACCCAGAGCAGGCCCCAGACGTCGTAGTAGTCCTGGGACAGGTCGGCCTCGAAGCCCGCGGGGTTGACGGCCGAGAAGACCAGCGTCACCAGGATGAAGAAGACGAAGGCGAACACGGACAGCGCCAGGTAGTCGATGATCCGCGCGCCCAACCGCACCCCGAACCCCGCGGGGGCCGGGTGCGGTCCGCTACCGGCGGCGGGCCCGGGAAGGGGCGGTGGTCCGTACGGCGGGCCGGAGTTCCATGGGGGAGTGTGCACGCTACTTCTCGATCACGATCGTGCTGACGGCCTTGTCGTGCAATGTCTGCCGCTTCGGTTCGTCCCACAGGGGCCACAGGAGGTCGAGGAGGGTGCCGACGAAGCTGCCGCCCATGCCGAGCGCCCTGAAGATCAGTTCGCGCCCGGCGGAGGCCATCTTCGTCGGCGGACGCAGGGTGTCCAGGGAGACGACCTGGATCCCCAGGGCGCGTTTGCCCAGCGTCTGCCCGGACTTGGCGTGGGACAGCCAGCGGTAGCAGAAGGTCGCCGCGAATACCGCGCCGAGCGTGAGCACCACCAGGGAGGCGACGACGTAGCCCTTCACCGGTCCGTCCGATGTCAGCACGTAGCCGACCCAGACGCCGGCTCCGACGATGACTGCCGCCATGAGGATGATGATCGCGGTGTCGAAGAGGTGGGCGGCGACGCGCTGCCCCCAGCTCGCGAGCGGCGCCGGGGGAGCGGCGGGAGCACCGGCGTAGCCGGGATAACCGGGATACCCGGGGGAGGGCGGCCCGTATCCGGGCTGGGGGTATCCGTGCGTCGGCGTGCTCGGGGGTATCGGGCTGTTAGGCCCCGCGTCCGGAGACGGACCGTATCCGCCGTCCTCATCCTGCGGTGCGGGGGCGCCCTGCGCCGGATATCCGGAATTCGGGGCATTCCATGATGGGGTGGTCACCGCGGCATTATGCCTGACACCGGGGACGCGCTGCGGCAGGGTTCGCGGGGACGCCCGCGGGACAAAGGCGCCCCAACGCGGAAGGGGTGGCTCGTGGCCACCCCCTCCGCAGTTGATATGGGGGCTACGCGCCGCCGTACGGGACGGCGTCGATGATGTCCACCTTCAGGCTCTTGCCGTTCGGCAGGGTGTACTTCGCCGAATCGCCGATCTTCTTACCCGTGATCGCGCTACCCAGCGGTGACTTGGGGGAGTAGACGTCGATCGGAGCTCCGCTCTCCTCACGGGAGGCGAGGAGGAACGTGATCTCCTCGTCGTCTCCTTCGAACTTGACGGTCACGGTCATACCGGGGCCGACTTCACCCGCCGTGCGCGGGGCCTCGCCCACACGCGCATTGCGCAGGATTCCCTGGAGCTGTGCGATGCGGGCCTCGATCTTGCCCTGCTCTTCCTTGGCGGCGTGGTAGCCGCCGTTCTCTCGCAGGTCACCCTCTTCGCGGGCGGCTTCGATCTTGTCGGCGATCTCGATGCGACCAGGCCCCGACAGGTGCTCCAGCTCCGCCTTGAGCCGGTCATACGCCTCCTGAGTCAGCCAGGTGACGTTGTCATCGCGGGTCTCGGTCACGGGAACTCCCTTTGGTGCGACTAGTAACTGCGAACCGCCATCCGGCCGCAGATGAACTTACGAGATTATCACCGCGCCCTGTCGGTGGCCGGGGCTTCGATTCCCTCACCAGGACGCATGCCCAATAGCGGACCGGGCGTGCGCTGCGAGGCGGGTGGAGCCGAAGGACGGCGTGGACCGTGGCGCGTCGGGGTGGACATCGGCTGACAGGGGTGGGATCGGCGTGGATCCCGGCTCATTTCGAAGGGACGGGACTACTCTTCCGAACCTTGTTCCCTGCAGGAGGTCACTTCTACCGCCGATGCCGTGCGAACCGTGTCAACGTTGGTAGTGACGTTGCGGTTTCCGGCCTTGACCTCCACGCGGTCCTGGCCGACCTCAACATGGTGCGCGTCGGTGGCGCTGATCACACAGACCGCGGGGCTGCCGCTGTTCACCTGGAAGGTGATGGTCGCCTCATCCTCGGACTCGGCGTTCCAGGCGATGGTTTGATACGACACGCTCCCGGTGTGGCCGCCGTAGCTCATCAGTGCCGATCCCCACCCGATGGTGAAGATCCCGGCGCCCAGCAGGCCCATCAGGAAGATGAACGGCTTGTTCCCGTAGAGACGCCGCATGCCCCGGGCCGGTGGAGCGGCGTCGGGGTTGGAAGCGGAAGGGCTGTCGGGCATACGGGAATCTCCGAACGTGCGGTCTACGTTGTCTAAGATAGCTCCGTCCTGAGTGACTCCCGCTCCACCCCCGCTCCTCGCGAGTTCGCAAGGCCAGGAGCATGGTGGCTTTCTGGCGGAGCGGTCGATCGCAGCTTCCGCGACTATCCAAGGGGATTCGTCCGTTGTCCGAGCGCTTGCGGCTGATGGCCGTTCATGCCCACCCTGATGATGAGTCCAGCAAAGGCGCCGCCACGATGGCACGCTACGTCAGCGAAGGCGCCGAAGTGCTGGTCGTCACACTGACCGGAGGAGAACGCGGCTCCATCCTCAACCCTGCCATGGACCGCCCGGAGATCGTCGCCAACATCGGCGAGGTCCGCCGCAAGGAGATGGCCGAGGCACGCCAGATCCTCGGCGTCCACCAGGAGTTCAGCGGCTTCGTCGACTCCGGCCTGCCCGAAGGCGACCCACTGCCCCCGCTCCCCGAGGGCTGCTTCGCGCTGCAGCCGCTCGACGTGGCCTCCGAACCGCTGGTCCGCTCCGTGCGCTCCTTCAAGCCGCACGTGATGATCACCTACGACGAGAACGGCGGCTACCCGCACCCCGACCACATCATGACCCACAAGGTCTCGGTCGAGGCCTTCGACGCCGCGGGCGACCCCGAACGCTACCCCGAGGCCGGCGACCCGTGGCAGCCCCTCAAGCTCTACTACCACGTCTCCTTCCCCCGGGTCCGGTTCGAGGCCCTCTCCCAGATGCTCGACGAGCGGGAGCTGGAGAACCCCTACAAGGAGTGGATGAAGCGCATCGACGAGCGCAAGTGGCCGGAGTGGGAGATCACCACGCAGGTCCGCTGCGACGAGCACTTCGAGACCCGCGACCGCGCCCTGATCGCGCACGCCACCCAGATCGACCCCAACGGGTTCTGGTTCGCCGTGCCGATGGACGTCCAGCGCGAGGCCTGGCCGTATGAGGACTACCACCTCGCACGGTCCCTCGTGGACACCGACATCCCAGAGAAGGACCTGTTCGCAGGGGTCCGCGAAGCAGTGAGAGCATAGAGGCATGAAGGCCGCTCTCGTCCTCGCACAGACCGATCTCGACGTCGACGCGATCACCCCCGGGGTGCTCGGGTTCATCATCGTCGCCCTGATCGGGTTCGCCCTCTACCTGCTGATGAAGTCCATGAGCAAGAAGCTCGTCGGCGTCCGGCAGGCGAACTTCGACGCCGACGCGTCGCAGGCCGAGAGCGGCACCGCCAATGAGGCCGGGGCCGAACCGGGGGAGCAGAAGTCCTAGCCGCGCGCCGCGCCGGCAGCGCGGCCGCCCGACGCCGCTGACCACCTCCGCGGCACGCTCCCCGGTGTGTCGGACCCGGCCCGCTCGGGCAGGGTGGGGACATGTCCAATCGTCTCGCCGACGCGACCAGTCCCTACCTCCTCCAGCACGCCGACAACCCCGTCGACTGGCAGCCCTGGGGTGAGGAGGCCTTCGCCGAGGCCCGCCGCCGACAGGTCCCCATCCTCGTCTCCGTGGGGTATGCGGCCTGTCACTGGTGCCACGTCATGGCGCACGAGTCCTTCGAGGACCAGTCCACCGCCGACCTGATGAACGCCGGCTTCGTCAACATCAAGGTCGACCGCGAGGAGCGCCCCGACGTCGACGCCGTCTACATGGAGGCCACCCAGGCCATGACCGGCCAGGGCGGCTGGCCCATGACCGTCTTCACCACCCCCGACGGCGCGCCGTTCTACTGCGGCACCTACTTCCCGCGCGAGCACTTCCAACGCCTCCTCCAGGGCGTCTCGCGCGCCTGGGAGCAGGAGCGCGAGGGCGTCGTGGAGCAGGGGCGCCGCGTCGTCGAGGCGCTCAGCGCCCCCCGGTCGCTGCCCAAGGCGGCGCCGCCCGGCCCCGAGGTGCTGGACACCGCCGTCGCCGCGCTGGCCCGCGACTACGACGACGTCAACGGCGGCTACGGCAGTGCGCCCAAGTTCCCGCCGTCCATGGTGCAGTCCTTCCTGCTGGCGCACCACGCCCGCACCGGCGAGCGGCGCAGCCTGGACGCCGCCGCCCACACGGCCGGGGCGATGGCCCGGGGCGGCATGTACGACCAGCTCGGCGGCGGGTTCTCCCGCTACTCGGTGGACGCGGCGTGGGTCGTGCCGCACTTCGAGAAGATGCTCTACGACAACGCCCTGCTCGCCCGCGCCTACACCCGGCTGTGGCGCGCCACCGGCGACGACCTCGCGCGGCGGGTCGCCCTGGAAACCCTCGACTGGATGGTCGCGGACCTGCGCACCGCCGAGGGCGGCTTCGCCTCCGCCCTGGACGCCGACAGCGAGGGCGAGGAGGGCCGCTACTACGTCTGGACGCCCGAGCAGCTGCGCGCGGTGCTGGGGGACGACGACGGCGCCTGGGCGGCCGACCTCTACGGCGTCACCGCCACCGGCACCTTCGAGCACGGCGCCTCGGTGCTGCAACTGCGCGCCGACCCCGACGACCCCGACCGCCACGCCCGCGTCCGCTCCGCTCTGCTGGCCGCGCGCGCCCAGCGCGTCCGGCCGGAGCGCGACGACAAGGCGGTGGCCGCCTGGAACGGCCTGGCGATCGCCGCGCTGGCCGAGGCCGGCGCCCTCCTCGACCGCCCCGACCTGGTGGATCACGCCCGCGCCGCCGCGCGCCTGCTCCGTGACGTCCACATGCACGACGGCCGGATCCTGCGTACCTCGCGCGATGGCGTCGCGGGCGGGAGCGCCGGTGTCCTGGAGGACTACGGCGATGTCGCCGAGGGGCTGCTGGCGCTGCACGCCGTCACCGGCGAACCGGAGTGGGTGACCCTGGCGGGCGGCCTGCTGGACACGGTCCTGGTGCACTTCGCCGACGGCGAGGGCGGGTTCTTCGACACCGCCGACGACAGCGAGGCGCTGTTCAACCGCCCCCGGGACCCCACGGACAACGTGACGCCCTCGGGCTGGTTCGCCGCCGCCGGAGCGCTGCTCACCTACGCCGGACTGACCGGCACGCCCCGGTACCGCCAGGCCGCCGAAGCGGCGCTGTCCCCGGTGACACTGCTCGCCGAGAAGGCCGCGCGCTTCGCCGGGTGGGGGCTGACCGTGGCCGAGACGCTGCTCAGCGGGCCGCTGGAGATCGCCGTGGTGGGCCCGTCGGACGACCCGCGTACCCGGGAACTGCACCGCACCGCCCTGCACCACGCCCCCTTCGGCACCGCCGTGACCCTGGGCGACGGCACCGCCGACGGCGGGGTCCCCCTGCTCACGGACCGGCCCCTGGTGGACGGTGCCCCAGCGGTCTACGTCTGCCAGGGCTTCACCTGCGATCTGCCC contains:
- a CDS encoding FIST signal transduction protein — translated: MARFGDALATGADLVSAAERAVLAAMRPLEGPADLICFWISGADPEEVVLAGERVMALADGAVTIGCTSGGVIGGGRGVEDQGAVSVWAARMPSVTITPFRLDTVPDGDHLAVVGMHEPSPVDQAALLLVDPYEFPTQAFVERSTEALDGLPFVGGLASGAQGPESVRLFADGEVADCGAVGLLLGGSGIVGTMVSQGCRPVGPAMAVTKSDGNMILELAGAPAYERLENLINALPPEEQELAAQGLHIGIAMDEYADRHERGDFLVRSVVAADPELGAITIGDMVEVGQTVRFQVRDRDTADADLRERLRMFDEDTGGRSAAALLFSCNGRGSTLFSSADHDVRMVRQALGIDAVSGFFASGEIGPVAGRNHLHGFTACLLAFES
- a CDS encoding DUF4307 domain-containing protein: MPDSPSASNPDAAPPARGMRRLYGNKPFIFLMGLLGAGIFTIGWGSALMSYGGHTGSVSYQTIAWNAESEDEATITFQVNSGSPAVCVISATDAHHVEVGQDRVEVKAGNRNVTTNVDTVRTASAVEVTSCREQGSEE
- the mca gene encoding mycothiol conjugate amidase Mca, which produces MSERLRLMAVHAHPDDESSKGAATMARYVSEGAEVLVVTLTGGERGSILNPAMDRPEIVANIGEVRRKEMAEARQILGVHQEFSGFVDSGLPEGDPLPPLPEGCFALQPLDVASEPLVRSVRSFKPHVMITYDENGGYPHPDHIMTHKVSVEAFDAAGDPERYPEAGDPWQPLKLYYHVSFPRVRFEALSQMLDERELENPYKEWMKRIDERKWPEWEITTQVRCDEHFETRDRALIAHATQIDPNGFWFAVPMDVQREAWPYEDYHLARSLVDTDIPEKDLFAGVREAVRA
- the greA gene encoding transcription elongation factor GreA; the encoded protein is MTETRDDNVTWLTQEAYDRLKAELEHLSGPGRIEIADKIEAAREEGDLRENGGYHAAKEEQGKIEARIAQLQGILRNARVGEAPRTAGEVGPGMTVTVKFEGDDEEITFLLASREESGAPIDVYSPKSPLGSAITGKKIGDSAKYTLPNGKSLKVDIIDAVPYGGA
- a CDS encoding RDD family protein, whose protein sequence is MHTPPWNSGPPYGPPPLPGPAAGSGPHPAPAGFGVRLGARIIDYLALSVFAFVFFILVTLVFSAVNPAGFEADLSQDYYDVWGLLWVFGWGLLLFFYDWLFHIAWGRTLGQLTLSLKVVRAADGGRLSQGQAVGRAAIFGLPHSVLCVGHVWVLVDCAFAGSDSHLGQSLHDRAAGTMVIRTRPAPARPAPYF
- a CDS encoding thioredoxin domain-containing protein is translated as MSNRLADATSPYLLQHADNPVDWQPWGEEAFAEARRRQVPILVSVGYAACHWCHVMAHESFEDQSTADLMNAGFVNIKVDREERPDVDAVYMEATQAMTGQGGWPMTVFTTPDGAPFYCGTYFPREHFQRLLQGVSRAWEQEREGVVEQGRRVVEALSAPRSLPKAAPPGPEVLDTAVAALARDYDDVNGGYGSAPKFPPSMVQSFLLAHHARTGERRSLDAAAHTAGAMARGGMYDQLGGGFSRYSVDAAWVVPHFEKMLYDNALLARAYTRLWRATGDDLARRVALETLDWMVADLRTAEGGFASALDADSEGEEGRYYVWTPEQLRAVLGDDDGAWAADLYGVTATGTFEHGASVLQLRADPDDPDRHARVRSALLAARAQRVRPERDDKAVAAWNGLAIAALAEAGALLDRPDLVDHARAAARLLRDVHMHDGRILRTSRDGVAGGSAGVLEDYGDVAEGLLALHAVTGEPEWVTLAGGLLDTVLVHFADGEGGFFDTADDSEALFNRPRDPTDNVTPSGWFAAAGALLTYAGLTGTPRYRQAAEAALSPVTLLAEKAARFAGWGLTVAETLLSGPLEIAVVGPSDDPRTRELHRTALHHAPFGTAVTLGDGTADGGVPLLTDRPLVDGAPAVYVCQGFTCDLPVTTPERLRERLR
- a CDS encoding RDD family protein — its product is MTTPSWNAPNSGYPAQGAPAPQDEDGGYGPSPDAGPNSPIPPSTPTHGYPQPGYGPPSPGYPGYPGYAGAPAAPPAPLASWGQRVAAHLFDTAIIILMAAVIVGAGVWVGYVLTSDGPVKGYVVASLVVLTLGAVFAATFCYRWLSHAKSGQTLGKRALGIQVVSLDTLRPPTKMASAGRELIFRALGMGGSFVGTLLDLLWPLWDEPKRQTLHDKAVSTIVIEK